AAAACAATCCTCGCAACCCTAATCTTGCTCGCTACGGTTTTCACCGGATTCTCCTCGGTCTCCGCTCAAAGCCAAGCATGCAACCAGATCTGTGATTTTTATACAACTTGTGTAGAAGGACAAAAAAAGCTTAGCGCTGCAGATAAACAAAAAGTGGGAGCTGGATGTTTAAATACATGCCGCAAAAATTATTCAGCAGTTACTTCTTGTTACGAAACTCATTCAGGCCAATGTACAGCTTTTAATAGCTGCCTGATGGACAGTTATAAAGGTAAAAAATAATCCTTAAACAATTCGATCGGGTACTTGTAAAAATGCCCGGTCGAAATCCTTAAAGACTGGATCCAGTCCCTTCTTCCTTAACATCTCCGTAAATTCTTCGATCTTCCTAGTATCTTCTATTTCGAATTGTTTTAATTCTTCTCCGCCTGAATATCCTCCGGGATCCGTTCTGGATTCCACAGACATATGAGTGATAGGCATTCCGGCCAGATGGTTTCTCATCCGAATGGATTCTCTTGTGGATTGAACAAGTCCGCTATCCGGTAAAAAAAGCCTAAGTGCAAATAAGAACCGAACATACTCTCTATCAGAAACAAAAATTGTCTTATCGAACTCACCTTGGGCAGGCCTCATTCTAGGAAGAGAGATTTGGATGGTAGTTCTCCAATATTTTTTAGAAAGATAATGTGCATGTTCCCCTAATCGGAACATTTCTCCATACGGATCGGAAAGTCCGAGAAGTGCGCCTACTCCGATCCTTCTAAATCCCGCAAGTCCTCCTCTGTCTGGAGCATCCAGTCTATATCTCATATTCTTTTTCATCCCACGCAGATGATAATTGGAATAGACCTCCGGATCATAAGTCTCTTGGTAAACTACCAGACCTTCTACTCCTTCTTCTATCAATACCTCGTATTTTTCCCGGTCCATAGGATAAATTTCAATGGAGATAGAATCGAAATAAGATTTTAAGATACGAACCGCAGATCTCAAATATTCTAAATTCGTGATAGAGTAATCTTCTCCGGTCAGGATGAGAAGGTGTCTGATCCCCTTGGAATGTAGAATTTCCGACTCTGCCCGGATCTCCGACTCGTTTAAAGTCTTTCTGGGGATCTTATTTTCAAAACTGAATCCGCAATAAACGCAGGAAGATCTGCATTCGTTGGAAAGATACATCGGCATATAAAGAGAGATCGTATTTCCGAATCTTTTTTTGGTCCAGTCTAGCGCGAGTCTCGCCATCTCTTCCAAATAAGGATCAGCAGTCGGATGGATTAAAGAGAGATATTCCTCGAAATTGAGCGGTTTTCCGCAGTGAGAACTATGGAGTGCGGATTCTATATCGATTTTAGATTTAGATAATACTCTTTCCTTCGCTTCTGAGAAGGAGATTTTATCAAATAACTCCGTGTACATTTCTGGATTCTTCTTCTAAAAATCCCGTAAGAGGACTAGAAGCAGATGCTTGTTTCGAAGTTTTTATTCCGGAATTGGAATATAATCTGGAGATCCTTCCTGCCTCGGTCGCGAGTTTGAATGCGTACGCTGTTTTTGCAGGATCTTTTGCGATCGCGATTGCAGTATTTACAAGAACTGCATCCGCACCCAGCTCCATCGCTTGCGCAGCATGAGAAGGTAATCCGAGTCCTGCATCTACGACCACAGGTACATTGGATTGTTCTATGATAATTTCTAAATTTGCTAAGGTGCGGATCCCTTGGTTGGTGCCTATCGGTGATCCTAAAGGCATTACTGTAGCGCAGCCTGCTTCTTCCAAATGTTTACATAAAATCGGATCAGCGTTTATATAAGGTAAAACGTTAAATCCTTCTTTTACGAGGATCTTTGCGGCTTTTAAGGTTTCGATCGGGTCCGGAAGAAGATACACTGGATCAGGAGTTACTTCTAGTTTTACCCAATCGCCCCCGCCTAGTTCTCTGGAGAGTCTTGCTAGGCGGACAGCTTCTTCTGCGTCTCTTGCGCCACTCGTATTAGGTAAAAGTAATATTCTTTCCCGGTCAATTTTGGTCAGAATATCATCTTCCGTCGAGGACAGATCCACTCTTCGTAGTGCAACAGTCACTACTTCCGTTCCGGAAGAATGGATCGCTTGCTCCAAAGAAGTGCCAGAAGAGAACTTGCCAGTACCTAAAAACAGTCTGGATTTGAACCTTCTGCCTGCGATGATTAGATCGTCTGATTCCGCCACAATTCCAGATTATACTGCTTCGGTCGCTCTTCCAGCAAAATCTCTAGCTTCGTCCAGTCTTAAGCTGATAATTTTGGAAATTCCAGGTTCTTCATTTGTGACTCCGAAGATTGAATTTGCCCTATGTATCGTAGACTGAGCGTGAGTGATCACTACAAACTGTGACTTGTCTTTGAACTTATCCAAGATCTGGCAGAAACGAAGTTTATTCGCCTCATCAAGCGCTGCATCTATCTCATCCAAGAAACAGAATGGAGAAGGTTTTACCATATAGATCGCAAACAAGAGTGCGATCGCAGTTAGGGATTTTTCTCCACCGGAAAGTAGTCTTAGGTTTTGGACATGTTTGCCTGGAGGCTCTGCCATGATCTCAATACCGGCGTTTAGGCTGTCTTCCCCGTCTACGAGTTCGAGCATTGCTCTTCCCCCATTGAATAAAGTGGAGAATGTTTCCTGAAAATTCGTTCTGATCCTTTCGAATGTTTCTCTGAAAAGTTTTTCCGACTCTTCGTTGATATTTTTCAGGATCTCTGTGATATCGTTTTTGGATCTTTCGATATCTTCTTTTTGAGTGCGATGGTGCTCGTAGATCTCTTTTACGTTCCTATATTCTTCGATAGAAAGAGGATTAATGGAGCCAAGCATTTGGATGTCTGACTTCAAACGTTTGAGTTTTGTCTCACTTTCCCCTTTTTCAGGTTTTTTGTCTTTGAATTCGTCCGCAAGTTCCTGCTCGGAGATAGAATAATCGTTGTAGAGTTCTTCTGAGAAAGATTCCAGTTGGACCTTATAAACGGAAACTGCCTTTTCCTTTTCGGTTAAGATTGGGAATAAGTTCTTATAATCTTCTTGGTTTTTCTGGATCTCGTTTTTAAGACCTTGGATCTCTTTTACTATATTTCTAAGTGCTTCTTTTTCGGAATCAAGAGCACGGCTCATTTCCAAAAATTCGTTGTATCTGTTCTCGATCTGTTGTTCCAGTTCGATCACTTCTTTTTCGAATTCCGTTTTTTTAGCGCCGAGTGTTTTGATAGATTCTTGAGCCGCCAAAATCCTTTTTTGGGTCTCTTCTATCCTTTCGGAAAGAGACTTAGCAGATTCTAGTTTTGCATTCTTTTCGGAATTTAATTCTAAGATCCGTTTTTCTAAATAAACGATCTTTTCACGGATATTCTCAGATTCTTCTCTAAGAGACTCTATAGTTAATCCGGATTCCTTAATAGACCTGGTCAGATTTTCGTTCTCTAAGATCAGATCTTCTATCTCTTGGTCTAAACCTTCTTTTTGAGATAAAAATCCGTCTCTATCGAATAATAAACTACGGATGCTATCTTCTAAGGAGAAATATTCCCCTAATTGAGATCTGAACTTTTCAGTTTCCAGTTTTCCAGCCAGATAAGAGATTTTGTTTTTAGTCTCTTCTCCAGTATAAGAATCCAAAGCGGTTTTAAGTTCTGTTTCGACAGAATGAATTCTATCAGCTTCTCCCAGTAGGAGTTCCTTCAGACGATTTCTTTCCTCTTCTGTAGATTGGGCTTCTTTTTTACGGGATTCCAACTGAGAAATCAGATCGAAGATTACTTCTTTTAGTCTTTCTCTCAGTTCCACATGTCGTTTGTCATTGGATTGGATCCGAGTTTCTTTCTCTTGGATGGAAGTATTCTCAGATTCTATCCTTACTTCGATCTCCGTTTTATTTTTACGAAGATCTTCTATTCCAAGCTCTAAGGATTTACTTTCTCCTTCCAGATCGATCGCATCTTTTTCCAACTTCTCTTTATCGATTTGTAGAAGGCTTTGTGCGGATTCTTCCTTAGTTAAGGATTCTCTAATATCAGAAATACGATCCGAATAATCTAGGATAATTCCTTTATTACTTTCTACCTTGTCTTTTTGGATCTGGGTTTGGGTGAGATGGTCCAAAAGTTTTTTGTCGATCTCTGCAACCTTCTTCTCTAAATCAGACTTATGATGATCTAATTCTTCGATCCTGCCGGTTTCTGCGGAAATTCTTTCGAGTAGAACTACGTTCTTTTCTTTAATTTCTTTTAATTCATTCTCAGAAGTCTCATGCTTCTTAGTTAAGGTGGAAAATTTGATATAACGAATGATCTTATCAGTCTCATCCAATTCTTGTTTGAGTCTGAAATATTCTTCCGCCTTCTCCGCTTGTTTTTCCTTAACTTCCATCTCCTTCTTCATCGTATTCATAATATCTTGGATACGAAGAAGGTTCTGGTTGGTGTCTGAAAGTTTTTTAAGAGCCTCTTGCCTTTCCATCTTGAATCTGGAAATACCCGCGGCCTCTTCGAAGATCAGCCTTCTCTCTTCCGGCTTGGAATGAAGGATACGATCCACCTTTCCTTGTTCCATGATAGAGTAACTTGATTTTCCGATACCTGTATCGAGTAAGATCTTTTCGATCTCTTTACGCTGCACACGAGAATCGTTTATT
The nucleotide sequence above comes from Leptospira dzoumogneensis. Encoded proteins:
- the thiH gene encoding 2-iminoacetate synthase ThiH, with the translated sequence MYTELFDKISFSEAKERVLSKSKIDIESALHSSHCGKPLNFEEYLSLIHPTADPYLEEMARLALDWTKKRFGNTISLYMPMYLSNECRSSCVYCGFSFENKIPRKTLNESEIRAESEILHSKGIRHLLILTGEDYSITNLEYLRSAVRILKSYFDSISIEIYPMDREKYEVLIEEGVEGLVVYQETYDPEVYSNYHLRGMKKNMRYRLDAPDRGGLAGFRRIGVGALLGLSDPYGEMFRLGEHAHYLSKKYWRTTIQISLPRMRPAQGEFDKTIFVSDREYVRFLFALRLFLPDSGLVQSTRESIRMRNHLAGMPITHMSVESRTDPGGYSGGEELKQFEIEDTRKIEEFTEMLRKKGLDPVFKDFDRAFLQVPDRIV
- a CDS encoding Cys-rich protein, which gives rise to MKKTILATLILLATVFTGFSSVSAQSQACNQICDFYTTCVEGQKKLSAADKQKVGAGCLNTCRKNYSAVTSCYETHSGQCTAFNSCLMDSYKGKK
- a CDS encoding chromosome segregation SMC family protein, which codes for MYLKSLNIVGFKTFADETEVLLDPGFTAVVGPNGSGKSNIVDALKWVFGEKSAKGLRGDKMDDVIFHGSEARKPAGFAEVSVVFDNSSKLIKMDYPTIKLTRRLYADGNNEYLINDSRVQRKEIEKILLDTGIGKSSYSIMEQGKVDRILHSKPEERRLIFEEAAGISRFKMERQEALKKLSDTNQNLLRIQDIMNTMKKEMEVKEKQAEKAEEYFRLKQELDETDKIIRYIKFSTLTKKHETSENELKEIKEKNVVLLERISAETGRIEELDHHKSDLEKKVAEIDKKLLDHLTQTQIQKDKVESNKGIILDYSDRISDIRESLTKEESAQSLLQIDKEKLEKDAIDLEGESKSLELGIEDLRKNKTEIEVRIESENTSIQEKETRIQSNDKRHVELRERLKEVIFDLISQLESRKKEAQSTEEERNRLKELLLGEADRIHSVETELKTALDSYTGEETKNKISYLAGKLETEKFRSQLGEYFSLEDSIRSLLFDRDGFLSQKEGLDQEIEDLILENENLTRSIKESGLTIESLREESENIREKIVYLEKRILELNSEKNAKLESAKSLSERIEETQKRILAAQESIKTLGAKKTEFEKEVIELEQQIENRYNEFLEMSRALDSEKEALRNIVKEIQGLKNEIQKNQEDYKNLFPILTEKEKAVSVYKVQLESFSEELYNDYSISEQELADEFKDKKPEKGESETKLKRLKSDIQMLGSINPLSIEEYRNVKEIYEHHRTQKEDIERSKNDITEILKNINEESEKLFRETFERIRTNFQETFSTLFNGGRAMLELVDGEDSLNAGIEIMAEPPGKHVQNLRLLSGGEKSLTAIALLFAIYMVKPSPFCFLDEIDAALDEANKLRFCQILDKFKDKSQFVVITHAQSTIHRANSIFGVTNEEPGISKIISLRLDEARDFAGRATEAV
- a CDS encoding thiazole synthase produces the protein MAESDDLIIAGRRFKSRLFLGTGKFSSGTSLEQAIHSSGTEVVTVALRRVDLSSTEDDILTKIDRERILLLPNTSGARDAEEAVRLARLSRELGGGDWVKLEVTPDPVYLLPDPIETLKAAKILVKEGFNVLPYINADPILCKHLEEAGCATVMPLGSPIGTNQGIRTLANLEIIIEQSNVPVVVDAGLGLPSHAAQAMELGADAVLVNTAIAIAKDPAKTAYAFKLATEAGRISRLYSNSGIKTSKQASASSPLTGFLEEESRNVHGVI